The Campylobacter curvus genome includes the window ACAAATTTCAAATTTATCATTAAAAAGCACCTCCATATCAGCATCAAATTTTTTTATCTTAAGCTCAAGCCTATAAAATTTATCATCATCAATGCAACCAATGATTACATTGACATTATTTTTAACTTTTTCCAATATTTCTTTTTTTAATAAAAGTCTATATTTCTTATCGGCTCTTTTTGAAATACTTTTTACAATCACCTTCTCGTCGTCTTTTTCAGCATAAAACCAGTCACCGGAATTGGATATAAAATTCTCAAATCTCTTGTCTGTTAAAATATATGCTCTTGTTCTAAGTGTTAATTTCTCTATCATATTTTCTCTCCTTCATAAGATTTTCACTATTTTACCAAAAGATAACGGACAAAAAATTGTCTTATTAGTTTATTACAATTACTAAAATTTCTTTAAAAGGATCAGAATGCAAGAGAATATAGATAGGATCAAAAAGATCATCGCAGAGGCTGATGCGGTCATCATAACAGCAGGTGCTGGCATGGGTGTGGATAGCGGATTGCCTGATTTTAGAGGCGATCTTGGCTTTTGGAAAGCATATCCACTCTTAAGGGATAAAAATTTAAGCTTTGAAGATATGGCAAATCCGCAGTGGTTTTTAGACGATCCAAAGCTAGCATGGGCATTTTACGGACACAGGCTAAATTTATACAAAAGCGCAGAGCCTCACGAGGGCTTTGGGCTACTTTTAGATCTTGTAAAAAGCAAAAACGACAACTACTTCATCTACACATCAAACGTCGATGGTCACTTCCAAAAAGCTGGCTTTAGCGAGGAGAAAATTTACGAGTGTCACGGCTCTATCCACTACTCTCAGTGTATACATAAGCGTGATGGAGATATCTGGGAAACAAGCAGCAATGTCAAAGTAGATGAAGAGAAATTTATAGCTTTAGATATGCCTATTTGCCCAGAGTGTGGCTGTGTGAGCCGTCCAAATATCGTGATGTTTTACGACTGGATGATAAACACAAAACGCATAAACGAGCAGTATGAGAGATATAAAGCATGGCTAGATACAAATGAAGATAGCCGTTTTGTGGTTATAGAGTTAGGTGCAGGGCTTGCGGTGCCGACTATCAGAAATTTTGGTGAGAAATTTGTCAAGCGCTCCAAAAAAGCGACGCTCATACGCATAAACCCGCGAGATAACTACATCTCGGAGTATATCGGCATAAGTCTAAAATGTGGTGCGCTAGATGGCCTTAGGCAGATATTATGCTAAAAAAGACATATCCTAGTCCTAGTTTGGATATAATCTCCGAACTAGGAGATCAAATGAAACCTATCATAAATAAACAAGAAAACAGCAAATTTGAACGCATAAATTTAATAGCCCTAAAGCTAAGGGAGAGACCCCACTCGATAAAAGAGCTAACAGAAATGCTTGGAGTGACCTCAAAGACCATACAGCGCGACCTTTACGACACGTTAAAAGACTATGGTGCGGTCAAAAAGGGGCACTACTGGAGCATAAATGACGAAGAGGCTAGCGACGGACTAAACGGCGATGATAGAGTGGTGCTAAACATACTTGATAACGTAGCTAAAAACATGGGATCAAATTTCTACAGCAAAGCTCACGTGCTATTAGAGCAAATTTCTCAGCAGCTAAACCACCCAATACTAACAAATATCAACAACGAAAAGCTAAGCGAGGATGATCTTGTAAATTTCCAAGCGCTTGAGGACGCCATAAGAGAAAAAGCCGAGATAATATGCACTTATAACGGTTTTGAATTTCGTGTAAAACCGCTAAAACTGGCACTTTTTGAGGGATTTTGGTATTTGCTTTTGCTTGATAGTAACAAAGGCGATAAATTTAAAAAATTTCACCTAAAAAGCATAAAAGATATAAGGCAAAGTGGGGGTAAATTTGAACTAAGTAGTGAGCTAGATGAGCGAGTAAAGGCTATGAACTCGGCCTGGGCAAACCTTGAAAAGCCAAAAACAGCAAGGCTATTACTAGCCCCTGAAGTGGCAAAATACTTCGAGCGAAAACCGCACGCAAAGCAGCGCATAACAGGTCAAGATAACGACGGCTCAGTCGAGATAGAGATAGAATTTACACACATCATGGAGATAAAGCCACTTATATACTACTACCTGCCATTTATCAAGGTCCTTGCGCCAAAAGAGCTAGCAGATGAGGTCAAAAAGGATGTCAGCGAGTATCTAAAAGAGATAAATTTCTAAGCCATGAGCAGCAACGACAAAGAGACACTTGAGCTAATAAGAGACTACAAAAAGAGCTGGTTGCTACTGCAAAAATTTGATGATGGCTCACTTGGTCTTTGCAAAAGCGATGTGGGCGAAAATTTTATCCTTGAATATGACGAGGCGCTAATGGCAGTGGATGAGCTAAAAAGAGAGCTAGGAAAAAAGGGCGAGGCATCTAAAATTTTTGGCATTCAAAAGGCGAGCGAATTTGAAGGGATAATAAAAAATATATATCAGACCTTTGGCGGACGTGATCTTTTAGTAAGCCCGCAAGAAAAAGCGGCAAATTTGATCTACTACATCATCAAAGACCACCCTTTTAGCGACGGCAACAAACGTATCGGATCATTTATATTTATCTTGTTTTTATCAAAGTGCAAGTTTCTTTATAAAAGCAGTGGCGAGCTAAGGATAAACGACAACGCCCTTGTTGCACTTGCATTGTTAATTGCTCAAAGTGAGCCAAAGCAAAAAGACATGGTGGTAAATTTGATCACAAATTTACTTGTGGATTAAAGGCTGATAGATACAAATGAGCGGCATAAAACTTTTTCACGCTAGCGACCTACACTTTAATGCTGGCTATTTCGAATACATTTTGACCCTTCAAGACAAATTTGACATTTTTTGTTTTAGTGGTGATTTTCTATGCAAAGAGAGCACACAAGAAAAAGAGCAAACTGCTTTGTGGCTAAAAAGCTTTAAAAAGCCTGTATTTGCATGCTCTGGTAACCACGATATGCCGCCCTCTTGGCTAAATTCTATAAGCGGCATATATGCTGATGGCACTATAAAAACCATAAATGGCGTTAAATTTGGCTGCGCGCCTTACTTGTGTGATGATCTGATTGAATTTGCGGAGTGTGATATCTTACTGACCCACGTCCCACCAGCAAAGACAAATACGAGCATCAGTAAAAATGACAAGGATCACGGAGATATAGAGCTTGCAAGGCTTATCAAAAATAATCTTTTAAAGGCAAAGATCATCCTTTGCGGGCATATCCACGAGCCAAAATCACACACGGACGTTTTAAACGGAGTTAAAATTTACAACTCAGCAAGCAGCGGCTCAAAAGAGCCATTTTATCAAGAGATAGAGCTATAACTTTCTATCATTTTAGCCACCTCTTGATGCTCATATGGTGTCATTTCTATATTTAAAATTTGCAAGCATATCTCTTTTATAAATTCGCCCTCACAGCCAAAGTCGTTTTTTAGATTTTGCAGTATAAATTTAGCCTCAGTAACGAAATCATACGCATTATTTAATGCCTTAACAGCTTGCTTGTAAAAATCTTTTGACATTTCTGTGCAGCTGTATTTAGTAAAATTAGCATTATTTACGTAATCATAGCTTGATTTTGCCTGCGCCAAAAAAGAAAATTCATCATATTCTTGCCAAAATTCTTGCTTGGTCATGTTTTACTCCTATCCCTTTATTGTAAATAAAAATATAGACAAAATTTGTCTATAAAATATCTCAAAAACAGACATTTTCATGTCTTTAACTCTCATTAATATCCTCTTAAATTTTAGGAGATAAAAAAATGGCTTACACCAAACAAGGAAAAGAGCTTTTGATAGCTTTTGATCAAAAGCTTCTTGAGATACAGCGCGAGATGACGGCAGAGTATCTACGTATTAAAGAGCTTTTTAAGGCGAATTTTGACCATGATCATAACATGATAGACATTGTCTGCGAGGTTTATTTTATATGAAAGACTACGAAGAAGAAATTCTCTCTGTTAAGTTACAGGACTTTTACTTTGAAGATGGTTATGATCTTAGTGGTATAGAACTATGCTGTGATGGGCGGCTGCAGGGCTTTGACTGCTCTATCATACTCACTGAGATACATAGCACCTCAATAACTATAGAAGAAATTTTGTCTATTGATGATATATATATTGGCATTTTTAGCCAAAGCTATACTACAAAAAGAAAAAATAGGTGCCGCGCTTAATGAGAAGCTTATTTGGATGCCTATTGTAAGCTCCGATGACTACGACGTATATCTGCCAAAGGGTGTTAGAGAGGTAGACACCTTTTAAAGACTTTGATAATATATATTCGTATTCGTAGAAGTATTTGGAGCTCTTGGGTAATTTCGAATATAACATTTTGCCAAAAAGTTATAAAAATTTTATTACTCGCTTTAGACAAACGCCCACTCAAAATTTTATAAACATCTTTTTGCTTACCAAATGTAAGATAGGTAAAATATTTAAGCCCAGAGATCAGGGCTTAAATTTATTTATACAACTATAAAGTATACCCTATAGTAACTCTCGTAATTTGTTTATCATTAGTTTTTCACGTTTTTCATAAAAATCATCAAAATTATCTAAAGATAAATCAACATCAGGTATTAAATGATCCATTAAAAATTTACTCTTGTCTTTATTTCTACATTCGTTTTCAACCCACTCCTCAAGACTCTTATCATTTTTAGCCATATTTTCGTTTGCATCTAGCAACTGTAAATTAGGGAGAGCATCGTACATGGAAAAGTCATAGTATTCTTTTTTATTTTTCTCCATCAATTTTTTATACTCTTTGTATTTACTTTCTGGATGCAAGTGATCCTTGTGGAAGTTATTCTTTGTGTCTAAATTTGGATACAAGATAGATAAGACGGCAAAAGCCTCTGGACTATTTTTTCTATACAGCATTAAGTCTTGCAAAAAGTCATCATCAACAGCATTGCTATATTTATAAGACTTTTCAATACCTTCTAACGGAAATTCATCAATGTTTTCGTCAAAAAATACTTTACCGTCAAAATCCTTTTTAAATACTTTTCTCGTTGCGGTTAAAACGCTATCTGCACTTCCTCCAAACGGCTTAAATAGCGTAGCCCTTAGTAAGTATTTTTTTATAACTTCCCTAGTTTGCTTTTGCCCAGTACTGTGAACTATAGAACTGGCCAAATTTTTATGATATACATAATAAAGTACCGGTAGAATTGCATTATTTGAACTCATTGTTTGCGCATTAAACCCAAAATTTTCAAGCAGATCAAAAACGCTATGAAAAGCCATTTTTATGTTATCCCATTGCTGTTCGATATTTTCTATAAATCCGTTATTAAAACTACCTATGTCAAATTTTATATTTTCGTGATATAAATATAAAAACGCTTTAAGTACTAAATCCTTCGAGATATTAAAGCCTTTAGAGTTATTTATAAAATCAACAAGTTCATTGATCTCTTTTCTGGCATCTTTTTGTTTCCAGTTAGCGATAGCATAGCTAAATAAGATATCAGAATAGCTAAGGTGTGTCCCGCCTGAGTTAATACGAATAAATATATTCACTGCCTTTTCTGGATTTTGTTCATCTTCTTGATAGAAGCTAATAATATCTTCTGAAAATACTCTTTTTTCAAAAAGTGCTAAATTTTTAGTTTCTTTGCTGGATAAACCAAAATTTTCTTGTATTTCCATAGCCTTTACGTCGTTATTGCTATGAGGATATATATCTTTGCATCTAAACCATTTTTGACCAAATTTATCCATGTAAATGGTTTTGCTGCCAGTTTCAGCTTTTTCCAACCATAAAAATTCATATTCTACGTTATCATTTTTAGGTTCTTGACTTGCGGTTAGGTTAAAATAAAACTCACAAATTTTAAATTTATCGTCTGTATCTTCCCATTTTTTATACGGCCTATGCGTATGGTATTCGCCGCAAAGCGCCAAATATAGCGAAGTTAATCTTTGTTGTCCATCTAGTATAGCCGAAAATTCACTAATGCTCTTGGTAGGCTTGTATTCGTTATGAGTATGATACCATTCCCTAAAGTATCTTAAAAAACTGTAAAACTTCCATTGCTCTGCACTTTCGCTTCTAACTTTCCAAAAAAGCATAGAGCTAATAGGATAGCCTCGCATAATAGAATCAAATAGCCTTTCCACTTGCTCTCCAGACCAAACATACTCCCTTTGAAATGCGGGAATAAGATATTTATCCGTCCCGATTTCTCGTATCGCATCCGCTATTGTTATTTGTTGAAATCCAGCCATATTTACTCCATTTTAAAATTTGGCTACTATTATAGCCGTTTTTATATTTAATTTATAATTATTAAAAAATAAGAATGCCAGCACCTGCTGTGATGACTGTGGCATCTGTGTTTTTGAGATCTCCTTTGCGTGGAGTATTGCTTCTTCCAATGATTCAAATTTATCTGCGTCCATGTTGCCTCCTATGGTTTAAAATACCTATAGGCATTATAGCCAGTAAAGCAGACACTTTTTGTCTAGTTTGCCACTTCGCGCAGTTTTTCTAAAACCTTAACCATAGCCAACGTGTCTAGCTTGCAGTATTCCAAAAGTGCCTTTTTGTAGGCCTCGCGCTCCTTGGCTGGCATATACGCCATAGCCTCATAGGCCTGCATCGCTTCGCCGCCATGATGGATCAAATTTAGATCCTTATACGCTGACTCAAATTCAGGCACGAGCGCCGGCAAGACGTATTTTATAGAGTAGCTGCCTTGCATCTTTGGATGATAGTAGCTCTTGCTTGCAAATGGCGTCATTAGGTCCTTTATGTTGTCGTGGATAGCCATAAGCTCATTTGAAATTTGAGGATAGTTTACGGCAAGACGTCTTATCACTCCTTTTTCAAAGCTCATGTTGTAGGCTAGCACGCAGGCATCTTGTGGGATAAATTTGACCAAATTTAGCGCCAGCTCGTATCTAGGATCGGCTCCGGCCTCGGCTAAGAACTCAAAATGCTCTAAATTCCCCTTGCCGTCCTCTTTGTAGATAGAAAACTGAAAAGGTATTTGCTCGTATGGACTAAGCCCCACAAACTCAGGTACCGCCTGTTGAAAGGTCTCAAAGTCAAGATGATAGAGCGGATAGCTAAGCGTGTCCAAAAACTCTTTTATGGTATCCTTGTCTATGATCTCTTCTTGTGAGAGCTCGGAGCGGATTTGGATCTGCTGAGAGGCGTTAAATTTATCTAGATCTTTGATATCTTCAAATTTAACCACGCCATTTTTGTAAAGGTCAAATTTCTTATCGCTTCTGAGCCTAGATATGTTAAAGACGCTATACTCTGGTATGCCACGCTGCTCACACCAGCAGTACTCCCAAGCGTCGCAGTGGTAAGGATTTGAGCAGTGAGGACCGATATCTACATCTGGCTCAACGTTTTTGCTTAAAATTTCTTCAAATTTATTTAAAATTCGAGGTATTTGCGCTTGTTTCTGTATGATTTGCTCGGTCACATCTTCGGTATGAAAAAGCTTTTCAAGCTCGAGATTCTCGCCTCTTACGTAGCTGCTATCTATGTGGATGATATTTACGCCGCTCACCTTGTAGCCAAGCGAGCTAATGACGTAGTACTGGATGCTTGCATCATCGATATAGACCTCTTTTACTGAGGTGGAGCTCTTTACTTCGTTGATGATGAGGCCATCCTCGTAGATGCGAAGGATATCGACCATCACAAGAATGCCGTCAAAACAAAATGTAGCCTCGTAGATAACCTTTGTGCCGCATCCTATTAGCTCTTTCGTTTTTGCCATCTGTGCGTTAAAATCGCCCGTGTACTCTATCCTCTCACCGCCACTAAATAGCTCACAGGCTAGCTCGCCGACCGATGTACCGGTGTCAAATATCGCCTGCGCGCCATCATCCGGAACTTGCAAAACCCCTGGCTTTTTCTTTTTAAGCCACAAGCTCTTTTCGCACTGAAGACCGCGGATATATAGGGACTTAGATAGTGCCATTTCTTATACCTTTAAATTTTATTTATTCTTATATATCGTCAAAAATATCTTTGTTTTAACGTCCTTTTGTAGGATCATACCTATAAAATAGGAATAAAAAATGTCTGCTTTTTACTTTAAAATTCATCCCAAAAAAGGAGTAGCGATGAAAAAGATTAAAAGAGCAAAAGAGCTATTTGAAGCTAGAAGAGAGAAGCAAGCAAAGGATATGCTTGGTCACTTGCTAAATGATGCACCAAATCAATATTTCGTCTGTGCAAGATGGATCTGGAGAACAATGTGTGGCAGGCCTGAAAACGGCATAGCCGGTGCAGCCGCTATATTTAAACTAAGGTGGATATTAAAAGTAACGCTTTAATATTAGGGAACTTAAATTTTAAAAAGAGCCCAATAGCACTGCTTTCTCCCGTAAAAACAAATGCTTATAGTCATTTATAATAAAATACGCTTTTATTTAAAAAACAATCTTGTCTGTATCTTATTACACATATTTTTATGCTATAATTGTATTACATTACATAATTTAGGGATAAGCCATGTTAGATCAACTTTTTTTAAAGAGCAATGACCTTATAAGGTTAAACAACCATAAATTTAAAAGATACTTTATAGATTCTAAAGATTTATCTCATAGGCTTATTGTTATTCTTGGGCAAAGAGGTATAGGTAAAACAACTACGTTAGCTCAACTTGCCAGTAAAAACAAAGATAGTCTTTACCTAAGCCTAGATGACATAGAAATATCAAACGATATAACCTCGATTATAAGAGAGTTTGTATTAAATGGTGGAAAGCATCTATACCTGGATGAAATTCATAAAAGCAAAGATATATCGGCTGTATTGAAATTTGCCCATGATAGCTTTAAAGAATTAAACATAGTAGCTACCGGCTCATCTGCTCTTGAAGTACTAAAAAGCTCTCATGATCTAAGCAGAAGAGCGATCGTATATAAGATGAGCGGCATGAGTTTTAGGGAGTATCTAGGGCTAAGGTATGGTATAAATTTAGAAGCGATTGAGCTTAAAGATTTGCTCGCAAGCCATCAGGAGATGGCTGTTGATATCATTAATGCTTTAAAACAAAAAGATCTAGTCGTCATTAAGCTTTTTAGAGAGTATCTAAAAGTAGGCTACTATCCATATTATAACGATATGCCAAATGATACTGCCTTTTATCAGACTCTAAGACAAAGTATAGAAGCTACGATAGATAGCGATCTTTTAAGCATATATCCAAATCTAAACGGCAACACGGCAAGAAAGCTAAAGATCTTAACTCATGCCATAAGTACAAATGTCCCGTATCAACCAAACTACTCAAGTCTAAAATCACTTGTTGATATAAGAGATGATAGAACACTAAAAGAGTATCTTGCTATGCTTGATAGTGCTGGGCTTATAAGGCTTTTAATGAAAAACGAGCTAGCTATAAAAAATATGGATAAGACAGATAAGATTTACCTTGAAAATACAAATTTAATGTATATAAATAGCCCAGATATAGGAAATGTTAGAGAGACATTCTTTGCCAATCAGCTTGGAAATATCACCGAAATTTACTCAGGCAAAAATGGTGACTTTATGGTTGGTAATAATTTTACCTTTGAAATAGGTGGAGCTAAAAAGAGCTTTGAGCAGATAAAAGATATGCCAAATTCTTTTATAGCGGCAGATGATATTGAAGTCGGAGTGAGAAATAAAATTCCACTTTGGCTGTTTGGGTTTTTGTATTAGGGATTTATGTATGAGTAAGATAAACCAAATAGAACAAGAGTTATCTCAAATAGATGCCTCAAAATTTCACAAATTAATAAACACATATTTATCCAAAAAGTTTTCTTTTATGGTTCATTCAAACGGTACAAAAATAGGCGAAGATAAACCTATTTCAGGGACTCCGGATAGTTTTGTAGCTCTAGAAGATGGGAATTATATCTTTGTAGAATGTACAACGCAAAAATCAGATATAGTGTCTAAATTTTTAAAAGATTTGGAAAAATGTTTTGATGAAGCAAAAACCGGTATTGGTATCTCTAAAATAAAGAAAGTTATTTTAGCTTGCAATTGCGATATTAAGCCTAATGAATTAGAAATTTTACAAAAGTATTGTAATTCAAAAGATAAATTATTTTTTATAGGAATTTCAAGTCTAGCAAATGACTTGTATGCAAACTATTCTAAAATAGTATATGACTTTCTTGGTGTAAGCGTAGATACCGTGCAGATATTAGACGAGAGCGATTTTGTTGCGGAGTATGAAAGCGGCGGCTATGCTACACCGCTAAATACAGTACTTTGTTGTAGAGATAAAGAAGTGGCTAATATAGAGCTTGCTTTAAAAGATAGTCAAATAACATTTATAACAGGAAAGGCTGGAGTTGGAAAAACAAGATTAGCAATAGAGGTTGCACCTAAATTTGCTAAGGAAAATGGGTATAAATTTAAGGCCATTTTTAATAGAGGTGTCAATATTTACGATGATTTGATGGCGTATTTTAAAGTTGAAGATGAGAAATTCTTAATTTTTATTGATGATGTCAACAGGATTCATCAAGCACTTGGATACTTGTTTAACTCTTTTAACAAAAAAATTACAAATTCTCAAATTAAGATAGTTGCTACCGTTAGAGACTATGCTAAGGATATTATAGAAAAAGTTCCAAGCAATATTAGTTGCTCAGTTATTGAAATACAATCTATGGACAATATCTCAGTAAGTGAAATCATTTCTAAAAATTTTAAAAATATAGATCCTATACATAATGAAAAAATTTTAGAGATTTCACAAAATAATCCAAGAATGGCTTTTATGGCTTGTAAAATAGCTCAAAATGGATCTTTTGATGCTGTAAATAATACATATGATTTATACAAAGAGTATTTTAAAAGTGCTGATAATGATATAAATATTTTTGGCGATATTGACATTGGAAAAATAGTTGCGATAGTAGCATTTTTTAGAGTGATTGACAGGCAAAACGATAAACAAGTGGAAGTTATAAAACAAGCCTTTGAGGTTGATATTGTTGCTATTTGGGATAAAATAGAAAAGCTTCATAAATATGAGATATTTGATATGTATGAAAATAGTGTCATTAAAGTATCAGATCAGATACTAGCAACATATCTTTTTTATAAGACTGTATTTGTGGATAAAAGCCTAAAAATAAGTAGTTTTATAGTAAATTTTTTCCCAAACCATTTAGGTAAAACAAGAGATGTTTTAAATCAAATAATGCCAGTTTTTGATATCGATTTAATCTTAAAAGAGCTAAAAGATCCCATAGATAGGTTGTGGATAAAATACTCAGATAAACTATTGTTAACTGCATGTGATAATAATCCAATAATAGAGTTTATAGAAATTTTTTGGTATCTAAAAGAATCAGAAATACTAGAAAAGCTACATGAAGAGATACAAGACTTAGAACAAGAGCATATAGATGTAAATAGTATTGATATTTTTAAAAATGGCGATAACAAATCAAATTTAGTGCTAAAAATACTCTCTTTACTATCCAGAAGTAATGATGAAAGCAACCTAAAGATCACAATAGAGTTAATAGTGGCCTATCTAAATAAAAAGCCAAATAAAATACATGAAGTTATTTATACTTTGGTAAAAGATTTTGGATATGAGCTTAATAGCTATAGATATGGATACAAAAAAGAAAATATAGTTATGGATAGGCTTTGGGAGCTATCAAAAAATAGCGATACTTTGCTCTTAAAAAGACTATTTATTAGGATTGCCAGTGAGATGTTGGGTGCTGACTTTCAAGATATTAGACATCATGGTAGAACATTAAATTTATACAACTATACTCTTGTTCCAACACAAGCTTTGAATGATTTTAGAAAAACTATATTTGAAAGGCTTGATGAGATCTTTAAAAATAACTATTTTTTGGCTGACTTGGAAAAATTTATAAATACATACTATCGAAAACCCAATATTTCAAATAGCATAGAAATAATAGAGCAAGATAAAAAATATATAGTAGATTTAGTTGTAAAATACTTTAATCCAAAGATTTATAAACATTGTAAAATAGTAAGAAAATTTTTATCTTTTTTGGATGAAAATAAAATTTCATATGACAAAAATGCACAAACTCTATTTAAGAATAGTTATTTTGATATAGATGATTTGTTGTGCGCAAGTCCTTATAAATTTAAAGGCAATGATATTGAACAAAACAAGGCATATATAAAAAATGAACTAGAAAAAATTTCGAATAATAATAAAACAAAAGATAGGTGGCTAGAGCTACTTAATATATGCGTAGAAATTTATAATGTGATTGATGATAGCGATACATATAGTTTTAAAAACAACTTTAGTATTTTGCTTGAAATTTTATCAAGCAATGATTTGCAACTGTTTATAGAGGTTTTAGGCGAGTATTTTAAGCTAGGCGATCCATTTTTATTATATTTAGATCGTCGTATTCTTATAAAGATTTTGGGTAAAAATGGTGCTTTTGAGTTTATAGAAAAACAGAATTTTAAAGCAAAAGACTTTTGGAGATTTGGGATATTTACAGCCATAGACGAAAACGATATCACTCAAACAGATGTTAAGAATTTGCTTGATTTGTATAAAAGTGCCGATATTACAAATATTCCACAATATTCTGACCATTTACAAAAGTATGAAAATATCAAAAAAGACATTACACTAAAAATATTAAAAGTACTTTGCAATAGAGCTATCAGCAATAACAAATTTTTAATAACTATTGAGATGTTTTTCTACCGGTTTACCAGCATGTTAGATAAATATATCAAAACAGATAAAAAACTGATAGAAACAGCATATTTTATGAGACTAAAAGATAATATAAATTTTGATCATGATGCCAACATCTTAAATAAATTTCTAAACTATGATTCTGATTTTATAAATAGATATATAGTTAATATACTAAAAACTCTTAGCAATGGTGTTTCTAGCGTTAATATGCATACAGATTTTTCCATCCTATTTGATAGAAAAGATTGCAATACAGTATTTTTAAAAATTATAGAAACTATACATAAAATCCCTGATAAGAAATTCGTTTTTGGAAAAGGAGAATTTCTAAAATCATTTTTTATGGGATTTCA containing:
- a CDS encoding P-loop NTPase family protein, which gives rise to MSKINQIEQELSQIDASKFHKLINTYLSKKFSFMVHSNGTKIGEDKPISGTPDSFVALEDGNYIFVECTTQKSDIVSKFLKDLEKCFDEAKTGIGISKIKKVILACNCDIKPNELEILQKYCNSKDKLFFIGISSLANDLYANYSKIVYDFLGVSVDTVQILDESDFVAEYESGGYATPLNTVLCCRDKEVANIELALKDSQITFITGKAGVGKTRLAIEVAPKFAKENGYKFKAIFNRGVNIYDDLMAYFKVEDEKFLIFIDDVNRIHQALGYLFNSFNKKITNSQIKIVATVRDYAKDIIEKVPSNISCSVIEIQSMDNISVSEIISKNFKNIDPIHNEKILEISQNNPRMAFMACKIAQNGSFDAVNNTYDLYKEYFKSADNDINIFGDIDIGKIVAIVAFFRVIDRQNDKQVEVIKQAFEVDIVAIWDKIEKLHKYEIFDMYENSVIKVSDQILATYLFYKTVFVDKSLKISSFIVNFFPNHLGKTRDVLNQIMPVFDIDLILKELKDPIDRLWIKYSDKLLLTACDNNPIIEFIEIFWYLKESEILEKLHEEIQDLEQEHIDVNSIDIFKNGDNKSNLVLKILSLLSRSNDESNLKITIELIVAYLNKKPNKIHEVIYTLVKDFGYELNSYRYGYKKENIVMDRLWELSKNSDTLLLKRLFIRIASEMLGADFQDIRHHGRTLNLYNYTLVPTQALNDFRKTIFERLDEIFKNNYFLADLEKFINTYYRKPNISNSIEIIEQDKKYIVDLVVKYFNPKIYKHCKIVRKFLSFLDENKISYDKNAQTLFKNSYFDIDDLLCASPYKFKGNDIEQNKAYIKNELEKISNNNKTKDRWLELLNICVEIYNVIDDSDTYSFKNNFSILLEILSSNDLQLFIEVLGEYFKLGDPFLLYLDRRILIKILGKNGAFEFIEKQNFKAKDFWRFGIFTAIDENDITQTDVKNLLDLYKSADITNIPQYSDHLQKYENIKKDITLKILKVLCNRAISNNKFLITIEMFFYRFTSMLDKYIKTDKKLIETAYFMRLKDNINFDHDANILNKFLNYDSDFINRYIVNILKTLSNGVSSVNMHTDFSILFDRKDCNTVFLKIIETIHKIPDKKFVFGKGEFLKSFFMGFHSPLLDAQKTINIIEQFIDKYFTDKERMIFISRLICEFNSDESENANIDTRAHLYAYIISKNNDYELFESLKFEKNLRMSHGSWVPVIQRDIKFYEKLISMMNTANLLKHRTFINKIIDDLKRRIDREKKFDFMEDERFYRY